The following proteins are co-located in the Helicobacter acinonychis genome:
- a CDS encoding DNA cytosine methyltransferase, with the protein MNLLSLFAGAGGLDLGFEQAGFKIVIANEYDKNITPTYRLNHKNTQLLEKDIKNLQTNEINFSVDGIIGGPPCQSWSEAGNLKGIDDARGQLFYEYLRLLKELKPKFFLAENVRGMLAQRHEKSVKNILNAFKECGYEVNTHLVNAKDYGVAQERLRVFYIGFRRDLKINYTLPKGSTHLKRLTLKDVIWDLKDSVVCALAKNKHNPNAINNHEYFIGSYSPIFMSRNRVKNWDEQAFTIQASGRQCQLHPQAPKMVRFGKNDCRFIENHQHLYRRLSVRECARIQGFDDSFHFVYKNLNDAYKMIGNAVPISLAKEIATSIYKVLH; encoded by the coding sequence TTGAATTTACTTTCATTATTTGCTGGAGCCGGAGGACTAGATTTAGGCTTTGAGCAAGCAGGATTTAAGATAGTAATTGCAAATGAATATGATAAAAATATTACACCTACTTATAGGCTAAACCATAAAAATACACAACTGCTAGAAAAAGATATTAAAAATTTACAAACCAATGAAATTAACTTTTCTGTTGATGGGATTATTGGCGGTCCACCATGCCAAAGTTGGTCAGAGGCAGGGAATTTAAAAGGCATTGATGATGCTAGGGGGCAATTATTTTATGAATACCTACGCCTTTTAAAAGAGCTTAAGCCCAAATTTTTCTTAGCTGAAAATGTAAGAGGCATGCTCGCTCAACGCCACGAAAAGAGCGTAAAAAATATCCTTAATGCTTTTAAGGAGTGTGGTTATGAAGTCAATACGCATTTAGTGAATGCTAAAGACTATGGGGTAGCGCAAGAAAGGCTTAGGGTTTTTTATATTGGTTTTAGAAGAGATTTAAAAATCAATTACACTCTTCCTAAAGGATCAACGCATTTAAAAAGACTCACCTTAAAAGATGTTATTTGGGATTTAAAAGATAGCGTGGTGTGTGCTTTAGCAAAGAACAAACATAACCCTAATGCCATTAACAACCATGAATATTTTATTGGTTCTTATTCACCGATTTTTATGAGCAGAAATCGTGTAAAGAATTGGGATGAACAAGCTTTTACTATACAAGCATCAGGAAGACAATGCCAACTACACCCACAAGCCCCTAAAATGGTTAGGTTTGGCAAAAATGATTGCAGATTCATAGAAAATCACCAACATTTATATCGTCGTTTGAGCGTTCGAGAGTGTGCAAGGATTCAAGGTTTTGATGATAGTTTTCATTTTGTTTATAAAAATCTTAACGATGCTTATAAAATGATAGGTAATGCTGTGCCTATAAGTTTGGCTAAAGAAATTGCTACAAGCATTTATAAGGTATTGCATTGA
- a CDS encoding HrgA protein — protein MKPRDIEIIQSVLEITGPISPTEVYGKAKELFEKGEITNMFDYGGNTPHQSVSAPIYTALKGGEEVPFFKVQEKPNILIALKSKELDLNAEKSSVPIAHERDLHPFLTFMAFHNENLKCYTKTIFHEESSKSQKGMDRWLYPDMVGVRFLHAELSNENLIAFSKKFDTLPIKLVSFELKKEISVTNCREYYFQAISNSSWANEGYLVGCNIDTQNTILMNLLKRLHASFGISVIDLRTDEYKSIILLNAKYKEKIDYTMAQELSEKNKKFRDFLKSVVDYDPNFPSRYKDEFDEIKKKDELYPNS, from the coding sequence ATGAAGCCACGAGACATTGAAATCATTCAAAGCGTTTTAGAGATTACAGGGCCTATTAGCCCTACTGAAGTTTATGGTAAAGCCAAAGAGCTTTTTGAAAAAGGCGAGATTACAAACATGTTTGATTATGGGGGCAACACTCCACACCAGAGCGTTAGCGCCCCTATTTATACAGCCTTAAAAGGGGGCGAAGAGGTGCCTTTTTTTAAAGTGCAAGAAAAACCAAACATTTTAATCGCTTTAAAAAGCAAAGAGTTGGATTTAAATGCTGAAAAATCAAGCGTCCCAATCGCGCATGAAAGGGATTTGCACCCTTTTTTAACCTTTATGGCTTTTCATAATGAAAATTTGAAATGCTACACGAAAACCATCTTCCATGAAGAAAGTTCAAAATCGCAAAAAGGCATGGACAGATGGCTTTATCCGGACATGGTGGGGGTTAGGTTTTTGCACGCAGAGCTGTCCAATGAAAATTTAATCGCTTTTTCTAAGAAGTTTGATACCTTGCCCATTAAATTGGTGAGCTTTGAATTAAAAAAAGAAATCAGCGTAACTAATTGTAGGGAGTATTACTTTCAAGCGATTTCTAATAGCTCTTGGGCTAATGAGGGGTATTTAGTGGGTTGTAATATTGATACACAAAACACTATTCTGATGAATTTATTGAAGCGTTTGCATGCGAGTTTTGGGATTAGCGTGATTGATTTAAGGACGGATGAATATAAAAGCATCATTTTATTAAACGCTAAATATAAAGAAAAAATTGACTATACCATGGCTCAAGAGCTTAGCGAAAAAAATAAAAAATTCCGTGATTTTTTAAAGAGCGTTGTGGATTATGACCCAAATTTCCCAAGCCGCTATAAGGACGAGTTTGATGAGATCAAAAAGAAAGATGAGTTATACCCCAATTCATAA
- the coaBC gene encoding bifunctional phosphopantothenoylcysteine decarboxylase/phosphopantothenate--cysteine ligase CoaBC, which yields MNFLEDLFYPLRLLENKRILLLVSGSIAVYKSLELVRLLFKSGANIQVVMSKSAKKFIKPLSFEALSHYKVLHDHNEKWHYNHKNALHHNHIACAANADLLIFAPLSANSLSKITHALADNIVSATFLACTSPKILAPSMNTNMLKSPITQSNLQRLKDFNHIILDTQNALLACDTKGDGAMAEPLEILFKATQTLLKDAYFENREVIVMGGASVEKIDSVRTISNLSSGIQASALALALYFKGAKVTFIASNFPTPLPKEITNILVSDTKSYENALDKAAKNLQNHALKPLLFNLAAISDYVPKTSFNHKLKKSEIGEILNIECVQNKDLLASVDPNQFIKIGFKAEDDQQNAIQNAQNLLKPFQNNGKNCSVVALNLIKDSRPFGSLDNELWLFSHNKTQKIPSMNKLEASFKILDFIKDNSL from the coding sequence ATGAATTTTTTAGAAGATTTATTTTACCCCTTAAGGTTATTAGAAAACAAACGCATTTTATTGCTCGTGAGCGGCTCTATTGCGGTGTATAAATCCCTAGAATTAGTGCGCTTGTTGTTTAAAAGTGGGGCTAATATTCAAGTAGTGATGAGCAAGAGCGCAAAAAAATTTATCAAACCCTTAAGCTTTGAAGCCTTAAGCCATTATAAAGTCTTACATGATCATAATGAAAAATGGCATTACAACCACAAAAACGCCTTACACCATAACCATATCGCATGTGCTGCTAACGCTGATTTACTCATCTTTGCCCCTTTAAGCGCTAACAGCTTGTCTAAAATCACTCACGCTTTAGCGGATAATATCGTTAGCGCGACTTTTTTAGCTTGCACTTCCCCTAAAATCCTAGCCCCTAGCATGAACACTAACATGCTTAAATCCCCTATCACTCAAAGCAATTTACAACGCTTAAAAGATTTTAATCACATCATTTTAGACACCCAAAACGCCCTTTTAGCATGCGATACTAAAGGCGATGGGGCGATGGCTGAGCCTTTAGAAATCCTTTTTAAAGCTACTCAAACGCTCTTAAAAGACGCTTATTTTGAAAATAGAGAAGTGATAGTTATGGGCGGAGCGAGTGTGGAAAAGATTGACAGCGTTCGAACGATCAGCAATCTTTCTAGCGGGATTCAAGCGAGTGCGTTGGCTTTAGCATTATATTTTAAGGGAGCGAAAGTTACTTTCATTGCATCAAACTTCCCTACCCCTTTGCCTAAAGAAATCACAAATATTCTAGTCAGTGATACCAAGTCTTATGAAAACGCCTTAGATAAAGCCGCTAAAAACTTACAAAACCATGCTTTAAAACCCCTACTCTTTAATCTAGCCGCCATTAGCGATTATGTGCCTAAAACTTCTTTTAACCATAAACTTAAAAAAAGCGAGATCGGTGAAATTCTAAATATTGAATGTGTTCAAAATAAGGATTTGTTAGCCTCTGTTGATCCTAATCAATTTATTAAAATTGGTTTTAAAGCTGAAGACGATCAACAAAACGCCATACAAAATGCGCAAAATCTTTTAAAACCCTTTCAAAATAACGGCAAAAATTGCTCTGTGGTCGCTTTGAATCTCATTAAAGATTCACGCCCTTTTGGCTCATTGGACAATGAATTATGGCTCTTTAGTCATAACAAAACCCAAAAAATCCCTTCTATGAATAAACTAGAAGCGAGTTTTAAAATCCTTGATTTTATCAAAGACAATTCCCTTTAA
- a CDS encoding phosphatase PAP2 family protein, translated as MVFDRTISVREKKAAKMLGVVGVVFFILFGLVITGVAFRQEWVQKLDLFFIDLIRNPVFIQNSAWLSFVFFSTWFAKSKLTTSIALLISLWFGFQKRIALGVWFFSSILLGGITLKLLKHLVARPRPVTNGELALAHGFSFPSGHALASALFYGSLALLLCFSNTDARLKMIIAVVLFFWIFLMAYDRVFLGVHYPSDVLGGFLLGIAWSCCSLALYLGFLKRLYNPYNQ; from the coding sequence ATGGTGTTTGACAGGACAATAAGCGTGAGAGAGAAAAAAGCGGCTAAGATGCTTGGGGTGGTGGGGGTCGTTTTTTTTATTTTGTTTGGTTTAGTGATAACAGGAGTGGCTTTTCGTCAAGAATGGGTACAAAAACTGGATTTATTTTTTATAGATTTGATCCGCAATCCGGTCTTTATTCAAAATAGTGCGTGGCTTTCTTTCGTGTTTTTTAGCACATGGTTTGCAAAAAGCAAGCTCACCACTTCTATCGCTTTACTCATTAGCTTGTGGTTTGGGTTTCAAAAACGCATCGCTTTGGGAGTGTGGTTTTTCTCTAGCATCTTATTAGGTGGAATCACCCTAAAACTCCTTAAACATTTAGTAGCGCGCCCACGGCCTGTAACTAATGGCGAATTAGCCTTAGCGCATGGCTTTAGCTTCCCTAGCGGTCATGCTTTAGCTTCAGCGCTTTTTTATGGCTCTTTAGCGTTGTTGTTGTGCTTTTCTAATACAGACGCTCGCCTTAAAATGATTATCGCTGTGGTTTTATTTTTTTGGATTTTTTTAATGGCGTATGATAGGGTTTTTTTAGGGGTGCATTACCCTAGCGATGTGTTAGGTGGGTTTTTATTAGGGATCGCTTGGTCGTGTTGTTCTTTAGCGCTTTATTTAGGGTTTTTGAAACGCCTCTATAACCCCTATAATCAATAA
- a CDS encoding ABC-F family ATP-binding cassette domain-containing protein: MLQTINLTQRYATKKLFENVNIKLDKNKRYGLIGANGAGKSTFLKILSKSIDCSSGEVIITSGMRMGVLGQDQYAFEDLSLKDAVLIGNKRLYDAIKEKERLYTESDLSDDKVNAKLGELETICVEEDPMYECEVVIEKILEDLGIPSSRHNDLMKTLPSSDKFKILLAQVLFPKPDILLLDEPTNNLDLNAIEWLENNLKRHEGTMVVISHDRHFLNAVCTHILDLDFHSVREFSGNYDDWYIASTLIAKQQEAERNKKLKEKEELEKFIARFSANASKAKQATSRQKQLDKLDIQSLAVSSRRDPSIIFKPKRTIGNEALECENISKSYDGQVILNQVSLKVMPKDKIALIGPNGVGKSTLCKILVEELKPDKGVVKWGATVSKGYFPQNVSEEISGEETLYQWLFNFNKKIESAEVRNALGRMLFNGEEQEKCVNALSGGEKHRMVLSKLMLEGGNFLVLDEPTNHLDLEAIIALGEALFKFDGAVICISHDRELIDAYANRIIELVPSPKGAQIIDFKGNYEEYLASKK; this comes from the coding sequence ATGCTGCAAACCATCAACTTAACGCAACGCTATGCGACTAAAAAATTGTTTGAAAATGTGAATATCAAGTTGGATAAAAACAAGCGTTACGGGCTTATTGGGGCTAATGGGGCAGGGAAATCCACTTTTTTAAAGATTTTAAGCAAGAGCATTGATTGTAGCAGTGGGGAAGTCATCATCACAAGTGGCATGAGAATGGGGGTTTTAGGGCAGGATCAATACGCTTTTGAAGACTTGAGCCTTAAAGATGCGGTTTTAATAGGCAATAAGCGTTTGTATGACGCCATCAAAGAAAAAGAGCGTTTATACACAGAGAGTGATTTGAGCGATGATAAAGTGAATGCCAAATTAGGGGAGTTAGAAACCATTTGCGTAGAAGAAGATCCCATGTATGAATGCGAAGTGGTGATTGAAAAAATTTTAGAAGATTTAGGTATTCCTAGCTCTAGGCATAATGATTTGATGAAAACCCTGCCAAGCAGCGATAAATTTAAAATCCTTTTAGCTCAAGTGTTATTCCCTAAACCGGATATTTTGCTTTTAGATGAGCCTACAAACAATTTGGATTTAAACGCCATTGAATGGCTAGAAAACAACCTCAAACGCCATGAAGGCACGATGGTCGTCATTAGCCATGACAGGCATTTTTTGAATGCGGTATGCACGCATATTTTAGATTTGGATTTTCACAGCGTGCGCGAATTTAGTGGGAATTATGACGATTGGTATATCGCCTCTACTCTGATCGCTAAACAGCAAGAGGCTGAACGCAATAAAAAACTCAAAGAAAAAGAAGAGCTAGAAAAATTTATCGCTCGTTTTAGCGCTAACGCCTCTAAAGCCAAGCAAGCGACTAGCCGTCAAAAACAATTGGATAAATTAGACATTCAAAGCCTAGCGGTATCCAGCCGAAGAGATCCTAGCATTATTTTTAAACCCAAACGCACCATTGGTAACGAAGCTTTAGAATGCGAAAATATCTCTAAAAGTTATGATGGGCAAGTTATTTTAAATCAAGTGAGCTTGAAAGTGATGCCTAAAGATAAAATCGCTCTCATAGGGCCAAATGGCGTGGGTAAATCCACGCTTTGTAAAATTTTAGTAGAAGAGTTAAAGCCTGATAAGGGTGTGGTGAAATGGGGGGCTACCGTTTCAAAAGGCTATTTCCCCCAAAATGTGAGCGAAGAAATTAGCGGCGAAGAGACCTTGTATCAATGGCTCTTTAATTTTAATAAAAAGATTGAAAGCGCTGAGGTGAGAAACGCTTTAGGGAGAATGCTTTTTAATGGCGAAGAGCAAGAAAAGTGCGTGAACGCTTTAAGTGGGGGCGAAAAACACCGAATGGTTTTATCCAAGCTCATGCTAGAAGGGGGGAATTTCTTAGTCTTAGATGAGCCGACTAACCATTTGGATTTAGAAGCGATTATTGCTTTAGGCGAAGCGCTTTTTAAATTTGATGGGGCAGTGATTTGTATAAGCCATGACAGAGAACTGATTGATGCGTATGCAAACCGGATCATTGAATTAGTCCCAAGCCCTAAAGGCGCTCAAATCATTGATTTTAAAGGCAACTATGAAGAATATTTAGCGAGCAAGAAATAA